In Desulfovibrio oxyclinae DSM 11498, a single genomic region encodes these proteins:
- a CDS encoding CPBP family intramembrane glutamic endopeptidase has translation MPKPDARTGRAYVEFLLLYAVLPSVFALGVIPLPKLSVLFGVTIFCVVMLSMRGFFWKHEFRFSALGQAGREITRRLLFVAVGAVLLTLLLVPDQLFAFPIERPLTWGLVVLLYPFLSALPQEIIYRTYLHKRFGPLFGGERNLTIVSATAFAYLHIVYVNLPSIALSFAGGMLLASTYERRQSLAAAWVEHAGYGVIVFTTGLGKFFYSG, from the coding sequence GTGCCGAAGCCTGACGCAAGAACAGGGCGTGCCTACGTCGAATTCCTGCTCCTCTATGCCGTCCTGCCGTCGGTCTTCGCATTGGGGGTCATCCCTCTCCCCAAGCTCTCTGTCCTGTTTGGCGTGACCATCTTCTGCGTGGTCATGCTCTCGATGCGCGGCTTTTTCTGGAAACACGAATTCCGGTTTTCCGCGCTCGGACAGGCGGGCCGCGAGATAACCCGAAGACTTCTCTTTGTTGCCGTGGGAGCCGTGCTGCTGACGCTCCTGCTCGTTCCGGATCAACTCTTTGCCTTCCCGATTGAGCGTCCGCTGACATGGGGACTCGTGGTGTTGCTCTATCCGTTCCTTTCAGCTCTGCCGCAGGAAATCATCTATCGGACCTACCTGCACAAACGCTTCGGACCGCTATTCGGCGGCGAACGAAACCTAACGATCGTGAGTGCGACGGCTTTCGCCTATTTGCACATCGTCTACGTCAACCTGCCATCCATAGCGCTGTCCTTCGCAGGCGGCATGTTACTGGCCAGCACTTACGAACGCAGACAGTCTCTTGCCGCCGCCTGGGTCGAGCACGCAGGATACGGCGTCATCGTCTTCACCACGGGGCTTGGAAAGTTCTTCTACTCGGGATGA
- a CDS encoding aspartate/glutamate racemase family protein: MKTIGLIGGMSWESTRHYYEFINEAVRDRLGGLHSAKIALYSVDFGEIEPMLAAGDWDGLAAELSAAGRNVQACGADMLLICTNTMHRLAPQIAEVVNIPLLHIADATAEAVKAAGLSRIGLLGTRPTMVEDFYRGRLEQHGLDVILPEDADMDLVHGVIFDELCLGRVEAASKKEYCRIIDSMRERGAQGVILGCTEIAMLLDRQDCPLPLFDTTHIHAMAAVEAALD; this comes from the coding sequence ATGAAAACCATCGGGCTTATCGGCGGCATGAGCTGGGAATCCACCCGGCATTATTACGAGTTCATCAACGAGGCGGTGCGTGATCGCCTCGGCGGACTGCATTCCGCAAAGATAGCTCTGTACAGCGTGGATTTCGGCGAGATCGAACCCATGCTCGCCGCCGGTGACTGGGACGGCCTTGCCGCCGAGCTTTCCGCCGCGGGGCGCAACGTTCAGGCCTGCGGTGCCGACATGCTCCTGATCTGCACCAATACCATGCATCGCCTCGCGCCGCAGATCGCCGAAGTCGTGAACATCCCGCTACTGCATATTGCGGATGCCACCGCCGAGGCGGTCAAGGCTGCCGGGCTTTCACGAATCGGTCTTCTGGGTACCCGTCCCACCATGGTGGAGGATTTTTACCGGGGACGGCTGGAACAGCATGGTCTGGATGTCATTCTGCCTGAGGATGCTGACATGGACCTTGTGCACGGCGTTATATTTGACGAGCTGTGCCTCGGGCGCGTGGAAGCCGCATCGAAAAAGGAATACTGTCGTATCATCGACTCCATGCGGGAGCGCGGGGCGCAGGGTGTGATACTCGGCTGCACGGAGATCGCCATGCTTCTGGACAGGCAGGACTGCCCGCTGCCTCTGTTCGATACCACGCACATCCACGCCATGGCCGCCGTGGAAGCCGCGCTGGACTGA
- a CDS encoding arsenic metallochaperone ArsD family protein gives MNDSAPRLNHPQRRRERILKRHELEVFVSKVPCPCCGDAPDPEMEKLMSALQHVKERLGDAMVYKVHGLNNLSAFRENAEMSAILRNEGHSALPVVFLDGKVFSKATSIEVEQLLAAME, from the coding sequence TTGAACGACTCGGCGCCCCGTTTGAACCACCCCCAACGACGGAGGGAGAGAATCTTGAAGCGTCATGAATTGGAAGTTTTCGTCAGCAAGGTCCCATGTCCATGTTGCGGAGATGCCCCGGACCCGGAGATGGAGAAGCTCATGAGTGCTCTTCAGCACGTCAAGGAGCGACTCGGAGACGCGATGGTGTACAAGGTTCATGGCCTGAACAATCTTTCCGCTTTTCGCGAGAATGCGGAAATGAGCGCCATATTGCGAAACGAAGGACACTCAGCACTGCCCGTGGTTTTTCTTGATGGAAAGGTATTCAGCAAAGCGACTTCAATCGAAGTCGAACAACTCCTCGCCGCCATGGAATGA
- a CDS encoding sigma 54-interacting transcriptional regulator, translating to MVAMPHTSFASDVRIKVLVVGPDPRERERVCSMLGEQNCLAAEAEDFLLARELCGDFEPDLVMADLASDPEQGSAFLRQLKSRGDSAPPVVSIGRHYDYPELYPRFADYVPASLKRPVSALSLTNVLGFAAFSRKHRASVERLQSRSIEQGELLYSLVSNMPDSAVLLDGSGNIVAMNGPAQSEMTVPAMQLFGAAYLSVLPDAVGRAYSDALQRVFDGTPSITFRVRRGGATLEVFMRRVARGECLEGILVVSKDVTALMQSERELSENELRYRSVFEAGPDAILLVNRVTGDVLDSNRAARRLYGYSTDELEQLNFISDLSAESDRGVEVLAAEGGRMPIRKHRCRDGRVFPAETTMSPFSVGGQQVATVFVRDITSRKVVEEALREGARLYRAVVEDQTEFICRYKPSGSLTFVNRAYAKFFGRDEDSLIGSAFGPDIPDRETRRRLDRWMERVSPADPVYELEQQNVRHDGEIRWIRWVNRAIFDHRGNLSEFQAVGRDITHSRRAEEALKFANEEKERFRLNLEATFRSIPDAIITVDAHMRIIANNNAAYGICGLSDAASLGCALCDVVQSEPNPCTEVLEQVLRTRRPVRGFQAEMPLETGERMVELNCSPLLDEAGTFIGAVLVVRDISRIADLEKRLQERHGFRGIVGKSEKMQDIYRLLEQLASLEATVMICGESGTGKELAADALHYGGSRATGNMVKVNCSALSESLLESELFGHVKGAFTGAVRDKVGRIEAAEGGTLFLDEIADISPLIQLKLLRFLEQKEYERVGESSTRKADVRIIAATNVDLRERVEEGTFREDLFYRLNVMPVTLPPLREREGDVPLLVTHFIKIFSKSFDKKLLGVSEEVMDLFLRYTWPGNIRELKHLLEHACILCPGGTIGTKYLRPDVLEAMESRPASGARFIPTRPAAGVREIEEAIISAGGNKSRAAEILGIHRATLYRKMKQFGLEA from the coding sequence ATGGTAGCCATGCCGCATACCTCCTTTGCATCCGACGTACGTATCAAGGTGCTTGTCGTGGGTCCTGATCCACGGGAGCGCGAGAGGGTATGCAGTATGCTTGGAGAGCAGAACTGTCTTGCGGCCGAGGCAGAGGATTTTCTGCTTGCGCGCGAATTGTGCGGCGATTTCGAGCCGGACCTCGTGATGGCGGACCTCGCTTCCGATCCGGAACAGGGAAGCGCCTTTCTGCGGCAGCTCAAGTCTCGTGGCGACAGTGCCCCTCCGGTGGTCTCCATCGGACGGCACTATGACTATCCGGAACTTTATCCCCGCTTTGCCGACTATGTCCCCGCCTCGCTCAAACGCCCTGTGAGCGCCCTGAGCCTGACCAACGTGCTGGGCTTTGCCGCCTTCAGCAGGAAGCACCGCGCATCCGTGGAGCGGCTTCAGTCCAGAAGCATCGAACAGGGCGAACTGCTGTACTCGCTCGTTTCCAATATGCCCGATTCCGCAGTCCTGCTCGACGGAAGCGGCAACATCGTGGCCATGAACGGTCCTGCGCAGAGCGAGATGACGGTCCCGGCCATGCAGCTTTTCGGCGCCGCGTATCTTTCCGTGTTACCGGACGCGGTGGGCAGAGCCTACTCCGATGCCCTGCAAAGGGTTTTTGACGGCACGCCTTCCATCACCTTCAGAGTGCGTCGCGGCGGGGCTACCCTGGAGGTCTTCATGCGGCGCGTGGCCCGAGGGGAATGTCTGGAGGGCATCCTCGTGGTCAGCAAGGACGTGACGGCGCTCATGCAGTCCGAGCGGGAGCTTTCGGAAAACGAATTGCGGTATAGAAGCGTCTTCGAAGCCGGGCCGGACGCCATTTTGCTCGTCAACCGCGTCACCGGTGATGTGCTTGACTCCAACCGCGCCGCACGCCGTCTTTACGGATACTCCACCGACGAGCTGGAGCAGTTGAATTTCATCAGCGATCTGAGCGCGGAAAGCGACAGGGGAGTTGAGGTCCTTGCGGCGGAAGGCGGCAGGATGCCCATTCGCAAGCATCGTTGCCGTGACGGACGGGTGTTTCCGGCCGAGACGACCATGAGCCCGTTTTCCGTGGGCGGGCAGCAGGTTGCAACCGTGTTCGTTCGCGACATCACCAGCCGCAAGGTCGTGGAAGAGGCGCTGCGCGAGGGCGCTCGACTGTATCGTGCCGTGGTCGAGGATCAGACCGAATTCATTTGCCGGTACAAGCCCAGCGGTTCGCTCACCTTCGTGAACCGGGCCTATGCGAAATTTTTCGGTCGCGACGAAGATTCGCTGATCGGTTCCGCCTTCGGGCCGGACATCCCGGACAGAGAAACGCGCAGGCGGTTGGACCGCTGGATGGAACGAGTCAGCCCCGCGGATCCGGTATATGAGCTGGAACAGCAGAACGTGCGGCATGACGGTGAGATTCGCTGGATTCGCTGGGTCAACAGAGCCATTTTCGACCACCGTGGCAATCTCAGCGAATTTCAGGCCGTGGGCCGCGACATCACTCACAGCCGCCGGGCCGAAGAGGCGCTCAAGTTCGCCAACGAAGAGAAGGAACGCTTCCGCCTCAATCTGGAGGCCACGTTCCGAAGCATCCCGGACGCTATCATTACCGTTGATGCCCACATGCGCATAATCGCGAACAATAATGCTGCATATGGAATATGCGGCCTGTCCGATGCCGCATCGCTCGGCTGCGCCCTGTGCGACGTGGTGCAGAGCGAGCCCAATCCCTGCACTGAGGTGCTGGAGCAGGTGTTGCGCACCCGCCGACCCGTGAGAGGGTTTCAGGCCGAAATGCCGCTGGAGACCGGTGAACGGATGGTTGAGCTGAACTGCTCCCCGCTCTTGGACGAGGCCGGGACTTTCATTGGCGCGGTGCTTGTGGTCAGGGACATTTCACGCATTGCCGACCTTGAGAAGCGGCTTCAGGAACGGCACGGTTTCCGGGGCATAGTGGGCAAGAGCGAGAAGATGCAGGATATCTATCGCCTGCTTGAACAGCTCGCGTCGCTTGAAGCCACGGTCATGATTTGCGGGGAGTCCGGCACCGGAAAGGAGTTGGCCGCCGATGCCTTGCATTACGGCGGCTCGCGCGCCACGGGCAATATGGTCAAGGTGAACTGCTCGGCGCTTTCCGAAAGCCTGCTGGAGAGCGAGCTTTTCGGTCACGTCAAGGGGGCCTTCACCGGCGCCGTGCGCGACAAGGTGGGCCGCATTGAGGCAGCCGAAGGGGGAACCCTGTTCCTTGACGAAATTGCGGACATTTCCCCTCTGATTCAGCTCAAGCTGCTGCGTTTTCTGGAACAGAAGGAATATGAGCGAGTCGGCGAGTCCAGCACTCGCAAGGCTGACGTGCGCATCATTGCGGCCACGAACGTGGACCTTCGCGAGCGGGTGGAGGAAGGGACCTTTCGCGAGGACCTATTCTATCGCCTCAACGTCATGCCCGTGACTCTTCCGCCGCTTCGTGAAAGGGAAGGTGACGTGCCATTGCTGGTCACTCATTTCATCAAGATTTTTTCCAAGAGTTTCGACAAGAAGTTGCTGGGCGTCTCCGAAGAGGTCATGGACCTGTTCCTGCGGTATACATGGCCGGGCAACATCCGGGAACTCAAGCATCTGCTGGAGCATGCCTGTATTCTGTGCCCCGGCGGCACCATCGGTACAAAGTATCTGAGGCCGGACGTGCTGGAGGCCATGGAATCCCGCCCTGCATCGGGAGCGCGTTTTATCCCCACCCGGCCTGCTGCGGGGGTTCGCGAGATCGAAGAGGCCATCATCAGCGCGGGGGGCAATAAATCCCGAGCCGCCGAGATTCTGGGCATTCACAGGGCCACTCTCTACCGCAAGATGAAGCAATTCGGCCTTGAAGCATAA
- a CDS encoding response regulator gives MAKILIAEDDRISQKLASKIVEEMGHVAFVSPHGKHAYEALMASNKFDMLLTDIMMPEMDGRQLIQTLRGDQQFADFPIIIMSAVVGVSEISNLLKLGATLFLAKPLDRKEIQEYIRRCLQAGGLGAEA, from the coding sequence ATGGCCAAGATACTCATAGCCGAGGACGACAGGATTTCGCAAAAGCTCGCGTCCAAGATCGTGGAAGAAATGGGCCACGTCGCGTTTGTCAGCCCGCACGGGAAACATGCCTACGAAGCGCTGATGGCCAGCAACAAATTCGACATGCTGCTCACGGACATCATGATGCCGGAGATGGACGGGCGACAGCTTATCCAGACGTTGCGAGGCGACCAGCAGTTCGCCGATTTTCCGATCATCATCATGTCCGCCGTCGTGGGGGTGAGCGAGATATCCAACCTTCTCAAGCTCGGAGCGACCCTTTTCCTTGCCAAACCGCTTGATAGAAAGGAGATTCAGGAATACATCCGCCGCTGTCTCCAGGCTGGTGGCCTCGGTGCCGAAGCCTGA
- a CDS encoding thioredoxin family protein, whose product MLRTVELEDVLAISERKPVLVAFIRRGRSASGQIETMEMISRRHGPELYCCLYSFKNIELGMRHFGVRGIPSFLVVLNGREVDRFIGLAEPQDMERLARNGMQASYHASFHGGEELFDFD is encoded by the coding sequence ATGCTCAGGACCGTGGAACTCGAGGATGTTTTGGCTATTTCGGAACGAAAGCCCGTACTGGTGGCGTTCATCAGGCGCGGGCGAAGTGCTTCCGGGCAGATCGAAACGATGGAGATGATCTCACGCAGGCACGGGCCTGAGCTTTACTGCTGTCTGTATTCTTTCAAAAACATCGAGCTGGGGATGCGGCACTTTGGTGTGCGGGGCATCCCCAGCTTTCTTGTTGTGCTGAACGGGAGGGAAGTGGACCGTTTTATCGGCCTCGCCGAACCTCAGGATATGGAGCGTCTGGCCCGGAATGGAATGCAAGCCAGCTATCACGCCTCATTCCATGGCGGCGAGGAGTTGTTCGACTTCGATTGA
- a CDS encoding AzlD domain-containing protein: MDQKIVFLTILGMAAVTYIPRAAPMLALAARGIPEPVMRWLSYIPVAVLSAMLAPSLLLHDGSFDFGMDNLFLWAALPAFALAIKTRSFFGTVALGMGLVAAGRFFLGG; encoded by the coding sequence ATGGACCAAAAAATAGTATTTCTGACCATCCTCGGCATGGCTGCGGTGACCTACATTCCCCGTGCCGCCCCCATGCTGGCGCTGGCCGCGCGAGGCATCCCCGAGCCGGTGATGCGCTGGCTTTCCTACATTCCGGTGGCGGTGCTCTCGGCCATGCTGGCTCCGTCGCTGCTGCTGCATGACGGCTCGTTCGACTTCGGCATGGACAATCTCTTTCTCTGGGCGGCGCTGCCGGCGTTCGCCCTCGCCATCAAGACGCGCAGTTTTTTCGGCACCGTGGCTTTGGGCATGGGGCTGGTAGCTGCGGGACGCTTCTTTCTCGGAGGGTAG
- a CDS encoding AMP-binding protein produces MKSLEVPTLKNALERSVEQYADRPALTFVEGEPLTYARFHQMVRDVSLLLQSRGVVPGDKVALIGENMPHWGVAYFAVTCMGCVIVPILQEFHVSAVHHILRHSEAKAVFASKRYFDKVEECEAEDLHTRIILDDLSLVSEEDNFKTNFREAMAQARAWYDRMREKVMNYFDKGTSDITPESLAAILYTSGTTGHSKGVMLTHENIVFNAESTANIVNVNHEDRLLSVLPLSHTYECTLGLILPLTRGASVHYLQKPPTPRTLIPAMQKVKPTYLLLVPLVIEKIYRNRILPKLSGNAFGRNLMKLGAGKKKLQQVAGRKLMESFGGNIKCIPIGGAFLAPEVELFMRNADIPYAIGYGMTETSPLISGSKPADTRFRGAGKTIPRVEITIDNADPQTGEGEILVKGPNVMQGYYKAPAVTEEVFTEDGWLRTGDLGYVDDDGYLFIKGRLKNVIIGPSGENIYPEEIEAAVNDCEYVLESLVFRQDNRLCARVHLDYDALDAKYGTRDMTETKAHAKVQEVLDGIQKKVNASVSSFSRLARIIEQVEPFDKTPTHKIKRYLYVDPEESRK; encoded by the coding sequence TTGAAAAGTCTTGAAGTACCCACCCTGAAGAACGCGTTGGAACGCAGCGTGGAGCAGTATGCCGACCGCCCCGCCCTGACATTCGTGGAAGGGGAGCCGCTTACCTACGCGAGATTCCACCAGATGGTGCGCGATGTCTCTCTGCTTCTGCAAAGCAGGGGCGTGGTGCCGGGAGACAAGGTCGCCCTCATCGGCGAGAACATGCCGCATTGGGGCGTGGCCTACTTCGCGGTGACCTGCATGGGTTGCGTAATCGTGCCGATCCTTCAGGAGTTCCACGTGAGCGCAGTGCATCACATCCTGCGCCACTCCGAAGCCAAGGCGGTCTTCGCCTCCAAACGTTATTTCGACAAGGTGGAGGAGTGCGAGGCCGAAGACCTGCACACCCGCATCATTCTCGACGACCTCTCCCTCGTTTCCGAAGAGGACAACTTCAAGACCAATTTCCGCGAAGCAATGGCTCAGGCCCGCGCCTGGTACGACCGCATGCGCGAGAAGGTCATGAACTATTTCGACAAGGGCACTTCGGACATCACTCCGGAGAGCCTCGCGGCCATCCTGTACACTTCCGGTACCACCGGTCATTCCAAGGGCGTGATGCTCACGCACGAGAACATCGTGTTCAACGCCGAGTCCACGGCCAATATCGTGAACGTGAATCACGAGGACAGGCTTTTGTCCGTGCTGCCGCTTTCGCATACCTACGAGTGTACGCTGGGGCTTATCCTGCCCCTGACGCGTGGCGCATCCGTGCACTATCTCCAGAAGCCGCCCACCCCGCGTACCCTGATTCCAGCCATGCAGAAGGTGAAGCCTACCTACCTGCTGCTGGTGCCGCTGGTGATCGAAAAGATTTACCGCAACCGCATCCTGCCCAAGCTCAGCGGCAACGCTTTTGGTCGCAATCTCATGAAGCTCGGCGCGGGCAAGAAGAAGCTGCAGCAGGTGGCGGGCAGGAAGCTGATGGAGTCCTTCGGCGGCAACATCAAGTGCATCCCCATCGGCGGGGCTTTCCTTGCTCCCGAAGTGGAACTCTTCATGCGAAATGCAGACATCCCGTACGCCATCGGCTACGGCATGACCGAAACGTCGCCCCTCATCTCCGGCAGCAAGCCGGCGGACACCCGTTTCCGCGGCGCGGGAAAGACCATCCCGCGGGTGGAAATCACGATCGACAACGCGGATCCTCAGACCGGCGAGGGTGAAATCCTCGTGAAAGGCCCCAACGTCATGCAGGGGTATTACAAGGCTCCGGCCGTGACCGAGGAAGTCTTCACCGAGGACGGCTGGCTGCGCACCGGCGATCTGGGCTACGTGGACGACGACGGCTATCTGTTCATCAAGGGCCGTCTCAAGAACGTGATCATTGGTCCCAGCGGCGAGAACATCTATCCCGAAGAAATCGAGGCGGCGGTCAACGACTGCGAGTACGTACTCGAATCGCTCGTCTTCCGTCAGGACAACCGCCTGTGCGCGAGAGTGCACCTCGATTACGACGCTCTGGACGCGAAGTACGGAACCCGTGACATGACGGAGACCAAGGCGCACGCAAAGGTGCAGGAAGTTCTCGACGGTATCCAGAAGAAGGTCAACGCTTCCGTTTCCAGCTTCAGCCGTCTTGCAAGGATCATTGAGCAGGTGGAACCGTTCGACAAGACTCCCACGCACAAGATCAAACGCTACCTCTATGTTGACCCGGAGGAAAGTCGGAAGTAG
- a CDS encoding tetratricopeptide repeat protein translates to MHHLRYLLVAMLILAATPAYGSSESGMTHFAQGNEYVRTGRLEAAVNEFSKAVGADPSKAEYRFNRGLALQRLGRTREALRDFQAAADLAPARFSFSLTLAASLHADGQNEKALKAFDHALTLRPDSARAHGGRAAALAALGRKNEALEAYDAAVRLAPSTAALYRERGNLLFKGGDPEAALSDFRRAAKISPDNMKVQARIGAALMSLGRYAEAERVFDAVLDADPGDATTLANRGYVRAMQGRMSEAAADFEAAVEQAPEWAQGRLLHADFLRMNGRHEEALEEYRRGLEAGGDPLAVAMGRGVTLQGMGRYEDALKVYADATEKHPVTMAPRQARAGLLLSLGRAEAAEEEAEAMIALHRGSPAGYVVKGRALMKMRQPAKALETYSKAVEIAPENAALYVEKAGVLRALGHRDEAVASLDQALALNSELARARALRGRMLAEAGDMQGALNDFDAYLKQQPSDASVLAMRGTVLASLGRRVEAIRDLDKALRIGGRNDSLHARLGKLLAEEGRYREAESHLAFAAPTNASAAQELARAYMQLGRMNRALDVFDLAAELAPSEVPVLLDRAEVLRQLRRYDQWVAALDEALIRTPGSWRVLNQAAWARATCPEAKFRDAEKALLYARSASNLSPGNPFVLDTLAAAHARAGNFGKAVEFQQQAVKAFRKHVGDEQAKVAEERLELYRDGKAYVMRPEAVHPE, encoded by the coding sequence ATGCACCATCTTCGATATCTACTGGTCGCCATGCTGATTCTGGCGGCCACTCCGGCTTACGGCTCGAGCGAGTCCGGCATGACGCACTTTGCCCAGGGCAATGAATATGTCCGCACCGGACGGCTCGAAGCCGCGGTCAATGAATTCTCCAAAGCAGTCGGCGCGGATCCGTCCAAGGCCGAGTATCGCTTCAACCGTGGGTTGGCACTGCAACGGCTCGGCAGGACGCGTGAGGCCTTGCGGGATTTTCAGGCAGCCGCCGATCTGGCGCCAGCCCGTTTTTCCTTTTCCCTGACCCTTGCCGCGTCCCTGCATGCCGACGGGCAGAACGAGAAGGCGCTCAAGGCGTTTGATCATGCGCTGACGCTGCGGCCCGACTCGGCCCGTGCTCACGGCGGCAGGGCCGCAGCTCTTGCCGCGCTGGGAAGGAAAAACGAGGCGCTTGAAGCCTATGACGCGGCCGTGCGTCTGGCTCCCTCCACCGCAGCTCTGTACAGGGAACGCGGCAATCTCCTGTTCAAAGGCGGCGACCCCGAAGCCGCCCTGTCCGATTTCCGTCGCGCCGCGAAGATTTCCCCCGACAACATGAAGGTTCAGGCCCGGATCGGTGCCGCGCTCATGTCCCTTGGTCGTTATGCCGAGGCCGAGCGGGTATTCGATGCCGTGCTCGACGCGGACCCGGGTGACGCGACCACGCTTGCCAACCGGGGGTATGTCCGGGCCATGCAGGGCAGGATGTCCGAGGCTGCCGCCGACTTCGAGGCGGCGGTGGAGCAGGCCCCCGAGTGGGCTCAGGGTCGGCTGCTTCATGCGGACTTTCTGCGTATGAATGGCCGGCACGAGGAGGCGCTCGAAGAGTACAGGCGCGGCCTTGAGGCCGGTGGTGATCCGTTGGCCGTGGCAATGGGGCGCGGGGTGACCCTTCAGGGCATGGGGCGTTATGAAGATGCGCTGAAGGTCTACGCCGATGCCACTGAGAAGCATCCGGTGACCATGGCTCCCCGGCAGGCCAGAGCGGGGTTGCTGCTTTCGCTCGGGCGCGCCGAGGCAGCCGAGGAAGAGGCTGAGGCCATGATCGCCCTGCATCGGGGCAGTCCTGCGGGATACGTGGTCAAGGGTCGGGCTCTCATGAAAATGCGGCAACCTGCCAAAGCTCTTGAAACCTATTCCAAGGCGGTTGAAATCGCTCCGGAGAATGCCGCGCTGTATGTGGAAAAAGCGGGAGTGCTGCGCGCTCTCGGACATCGGGATGAAGCGGTCGCCAGTCTGGATCAGGCTCTGGCACTGAATTCGGAGCTGGCTCGTGCCAGAGCGCTCCGGGGGCGTATGCTCGCCGAGGCCGGAGATATGCAGGGCGCTCTGAATGATTTTGATGCCTACCTGAAACAGCAGCCTTCCGACGCCTCGGTCCTTGCCATGCGCGGAACCGTCCTGGCGTCTCTCGGTCGCAGGGTCGAGGCGATCAGGGATCTCGACAAGGCGTTGCGCATCGGCGGGCGCAATGACTCCCTGCACGCGCGTCTCGGCAAATTGCTCGCCGAGGAAGGGCGATATCGTGAGGCGGAGTCACATCTGGCGTTCGCCGCACCGACAAATGCCTCAGCCGCGCAGGAACTGGCCCGGGCCTACATGCAGTTGGGGCGCATGAACCGGGCGCTGGACGTGTTTGATCTCGCAGCCGAGCTGGCGCCTTCGGAAGTTCCGGTGCTACTGGACCGCGCCGAGGTCCTGCGGCAGCTCAGGCGCTATGACCAGTGGGTTGCCGCGCTCGACGAGGCCCTGATCCGGACTCCCGGGAGCTGGCGCGTGCTCAATCAGGCTGCATGGGCGCGGGCCACCTGTCCTGAAGCGAAATTTCGCGATGCGGAGAAGGCCCTGCTGTATGCCCGAAGCGCAAGCAATCTTTCGCCGGGTAATCCTTTCGTGCTCGATACGCTGGCCGCGGCTCATGCACGGGCCGGGAATTTCGGCAAGGCCGTGGAGTTTCAGCAGCAAGCGGTGAAAGCTTTTCGCAAGCACGTGGGCGATGAACAGGCGAAAGTCGCTGAAGAGCGTCTTGAACTGTACAGGGACGGTAAGGCGTACGTCATGCGTCCGGAAGCGGTTCATCCCGAGTAG
- a CDS encoding protein kinase domain-containing protein, with amino-acid sequence MWARMQEMAIRLQTPGPLHEGDVVDGWRIRRILPPITGNRRYLAAKDWRLGEFRQFYDVNTDAFLRWQHQARLASLPPVAGLIHAEAEWRGGIIIPDPRLNTLNDRIPERITDKIRVASRTASLLAGMHEGGMVHHDLHPGAVLHGRDKVFLRHLGRSSIQGMHDFWTRFAGCRMPDYAAPEQLRGVRGNNFSDVYAFGMILHHLFGTPMHMRSLLRVGQLGREVFRRLQRLLEIGTMPPEAKEIAEACLEHAPMNRPTMTEVARLLGSAPSPLPRLTKRRPPDALRVLAFATNDSHAQAILDQANELGREGHAVLVVSLIPIDLATGELEGFKIGLFRALADGLRAMRETSINWGLLVLDNADPTQATRRLHENLYPDVVLCGPPSRHGLKATLKPGVRRTLERLGAPFEPPPTTEGENLEAS; translated from the coding sequence ATGTGGGCACGCATGCAGGAAATGGCCATACGGTTGCAGACCCCGGGACCGCTTCACGAAGGTGACGTCGTTGACGGGTGGCGCATTCGCAGGATTTTGCCTCCCATTACGGGGAATCGACGCTATCTGGCTGCAAAGGACTGGCGCCTTGGTGAGTTCAGGCAATTCTACGACGTGAACACGGACGCTTTCCTGCGCTGGCAGCATCAGGCAAGGCTTGCGAGCCTTCCGCCGGTTGCGGGACTCATTCATGCAGAGGCGGAGTGGCGCGGCGGTATCATCATCCCCGACCCGCGGCTGAACACGCTGAATGACCGGATTCCGGAAAGAATCACGGACAAGATTCGGGTGGCATCACGAACCGCTTCCCTGCTGGCAGGAATGCACGAGGGCGGGATGGTGCATCACGACCTGCACCCCGGTGCGGTTTTGCACGGCCGCGATAAGGTTTTTCTTCGCCATTTGGGAAGATCTTCCATTCAGGGAATGCACGACTTCTGGACCCGCTTCGCCGGTTGCAGGATGCCGGACTATGCCGCCCCCGAACAGCTTCGCGGGGTCAGAGGGAACAATTTTTCGGATGTGTATGCTTTCGGCATGATTCTGCATCACCTTTTCGGCACGCCGATGCACATGCGCAGCCTTCTTCGTGTCGGACAACTGGGGCGCGAGGTTTTCCGACGGTTGCAACGCCTGTTGGAAATCGGCACCATGCCGCCGGAGGCAAAGGAAATAGCCGAAGCCTGTCTGGAACACGCTCCGATGAACCGGCCGACCATGACGGAAGTCGCCAGGCTCCTCGGCAGCGCACCCAGCCCCCTCCCGCGTTTGACAAAACGGCGCCCACCCGACGCCCTGCGCGTGTTGGCCTTTGCGACCAACGACTCCCACGCGCAGGCCATTCTTGACCAAGCCAATGAGCTTGGACGCGAAGGGCATGCCGTTCTCGTTGTTTCGCTGATCCCCATCGATCTTGCCACAGGGGAGTTGGAAGGGTTCAAGATCGGCCTTTTCCGCGCCTTGGCGGATGGACTTCGTGCCATGCGGGAGACTTCGATCAACTGGGGACTGCTTGTACTGGACAACGCCGACCCGACGCAGGCCACCCGTCGGCTCCATGAAAACCTTTATCCCGATGTCGTCCTCTGCGGACCGCCATCGCGTCACGGTCTCAAAGCCACGCTCAAGCCCGGCGTGCGGCGAACGCTTGAACGACTCGGCGCCCCGTTTGAACCACCCCCAACGACGGAGGGAGAGAATCTTGAAGCGTCATGA